The following proteins are co-located in the Cyanobacterium sp. T60_A2020_053 genome:
- a CDS encoding DNA helicase, protein MLEVEVHRQLRAILSNSNNNWVHHLTMARMIARGLRLGRCTMIQTGVNYQTYYPSFLTPALLSSERIIVVTNEEKQNQLINDHIPRLMEVIPIRKKIISEQINFNQDQLLFLNSQFWLENIEQFTDDIPTIIDEAEKLPDSINNILTITITQEDLDIILKDNSNYHLLIERNFEHLSQIINNHPINPYNRYLLEYREKKLLVDLLKFLSANGKISVKIINFLKQLLDSQYYVNYVETGHNQKQFILKSSPLNINQEFKDILRQKKLILIANYLAPDKQAKDYGELLGIKTEDYTCLKFSPHTPNEIIKLYLPEKCPFPNEPQFKDSISKEISALVASIKINHQPIVIIIEDVPLQAQITTYLASQFGSRVKLNEINFANNIILVCSLNFWQEYQEKITPPQLLIMPTLPIPSLENPLISAQVSYYKQQKKDWFRLYLLPHAIRNLQQLTVGLRKNQGVLALLDNRVNYRSYGQKVLQALEPYAKINYIDVDYR, encoded by the coding sequence ATGTTAGAAGTTGAAGTTCATAGACAATTAAGAGCGATTTTAAGCAATTCTAATAATAATTGGGTGCATCATCTGACGATGGCAAGAATGATAGCTCGTGGCTTGAGGTTAGGGCGCTGTACCATGATTCAAACAGGAGTTAATTATCAAACTTATTACCCAAGTTTTTTAACCCCTGCTTTGCTTTCATCGGAACGAATAATTGTTGTTACAAATGAAGAAAAACAAAACCAATTAATTAATGATCATATTCCCCGTTTAATGGAAGTTATACCTATTCGCAAAAAAATAATTAGCGAACAAATTAATTTTAATCAAGATCAATTACTTTTTTTAAATTCTCAATTTTGGTTAGAAAATATTGAACAATTTACTGATGATATTCCTACCATTATTGATGAAGCAGAAAAATTACCAGACTCTATTAATAATATTTTAACTATCACTATTACTCAAGAAGATTTAGACATTATTTTAAAAGATAATTCTAATTATCATCTTTTAATTGAAAGGAATTTTGAACATCTATCTCAAATTATTAATAATCATCCTATTAACCCATATAATCGTTATCTACTAGAATATAGAGAAAAAAAATTATTAGTAGATTTGCTCAAATTTTTATCAGCTAATGGAAAAATAAGTGTCAAAATAATTAATTTTTTAAAGCAATTATTAGATTCTCAGTATTATGTTAACTATGTAGAAACTGGTCATAATCAGAAACAATTCATTTTAAAATCTTCTCCTTTAAATATCAATCAAGAATTTAAAGATATTTTAAGACAAAAAAAATTAATTTTAATTGCTAATTATCTAGCGCCCGACAAACAAGCTAAAGATTATGGAGAATTATTAGGCATCAAAACAGAAGACTATACCTGTTTAAAATTTTCACCCCATACGCCTAATGAGATTATAAAATTATATCTTCCTGAAAAATGTCCTTTTCCCAATGAACCGCAATTTAAAGATAGTATTAGTAAGGAAATAAGCGCCCTTGTGGCTAGTATAAAAATTAATCATCAACCAATTGTTATTATTATTGAAGATGTGCCATTACAAGCTCAAATTACCACATATTTAGCATCACAATTTGGCTCAAGAGTGAAATTAAATGAAATCAATTTTGCTAACAATATAATTTTAGTCTGTAGTTTAAATTTTTGGCAAGAATATCAAGAAAAAATTACTCCACCCCAATTATTAATTATGCCAACTTTGCCCATTCCTTCATTAGAAAATCCTCTCATTAGTGCTCAAGTTAGCTACTATAAACAACAAAAAAAAGATTGGTTTCGTTTATATTTATTACCCCATGCTATTCGTAATTTACAACAATTAACGGTAGGATTACGAAAAAATCAAGGGGTTTTAGCCTTACTCGATAATCGTGTTAATTATCGTAGCTATGGGCAAAAAGTTTTACAGGCACTTGAACCTTACGCTAAGATTAATTATATTGACGTTGATTATAGATAA
- a CDS encoding RNA-binding transcriptional accessory protein has protein sequence MFDIAAIIAHELNINLHSIKASLELLQEGCTIPFIARYRKERTSSLNEIQLRAIADRFAYLQELEQRKQFIIDAIASQNKLHDSLKLQIEACLLKNDLEDLYLPYKPKRRSRATSALQRGLNPLAEWLKIQNNPKSQGLSVIKEAQKYLSEEVQTVEDAVTGAGDIIAEEIAENAQFRAYIREFLGKNSLIIAKIKKDYPEGTTKYEMYRNFSIDLTKIAPHNLLALFRGENEKIISFDLDFDQEEIINYLIYKIIKTKDKSIREIYQNIIEDSFKRLLKPSLIREIRSEKKAWADQESIKTFEANLRQLLLSPPAGMQPTMGIDPGFRTGCKVAIVSETGQFLDYTTIFPHTGAEKRAISANTIKNLIQKHNIKLIAIGNGTAGRETDEFISALLRDLASPPVKVMVNESGASIYSASDVAIAEFPNLDLTVRGAVSIARRLQDPLAELVKIDPKSIGVGQYQHDVDQKLLQEKLSQTVESCVNYVGVDLNTASPQLLVFVSGINPTIANNIVNYRDQKGAFKTRKELLKVSKLGAKTFEQCAGFLRIRDGQNPLDNTAVHPESYPIVAEIAQDLNLPLKQIDKISPLIKNIPLERYINDQIGLPTLQDIVSELAKPGRDPRAEFSYASFRDDIKEISDLKEGMILEGVVTNVVNFGAFVDIGVHQDGLVHISQLADRFVQDTTEVVKVGEVIKVRILEVNEKLKRISLSRKDINPIV, from the coding sequence ATGTTTGATATTGCCGCTATTATTGCCCATGAATTAAATATTAATCTTCATAGTATTAAAGCCTCCTTAGAATTATTACAAGAAGGCTGTACTATTCCTTTTATAGCTCGTTATCGAAAAGAGCGCACCTCCTCCCTCAACGAAATCCAATTAAGAGCCATTGCCGATCGTTTTGCTTATTTACAAGAATTAGAGCAAAGAAAACAATTTATCATTGATGCTATTGCTTCTCAAAATAAACTCCATGACAGTTTAAAGCTACAAATAGAGGCTTGTTTACTAAAAAATGATCTCGAAGACCTTTATTTACCTTACAAGCCCAAACGGCGCAGTCGTGCCACCAGCGCCCTCCAACGTGGTTTAAATCCTTTGGCTGAGTGGCTAAAAATTCAAAATAACCCTAAATCTCAGGGATTATCAGTGATTAAAGAAGCGCAAAAATATCTTTCTGAGGAGGTGCAAACTGTAGAAGATGCGGTGACGGGCGCTGGGGATATTATCGCCGAGGAAATCGCTGAAAATGCCCAATTTAGGGCTTATATTCGAGAATTTCTTGGTAAAAATAGTCTAATTATTGCCAAAATCAAAAAAGATTATCCCGAAGGCACAACAAAGTATGAAATGTATCGCAATTTTTCTATTGATCTAACTAAAATTGCCCCTCATAATCTTCTCGCTTTATTTAGAGGAGAAAATGAGAAAATTATTAGTTTTGACCTTGATTTTGACCAAGAAGAAATCATTAATTATCTCATCTATAAAATTATAAAAACCAAAGACAAATCTATCAGAGAAATCTATCAGAATATCATTGAAGATAGCTTTAAAAGACTATTAAAACCTAGCCTAATTAGAGAAATTAGATCAGAAAAAAAAGCCTGGGCGGATCAAGAATCTATCAAAACTTTTGAGGCGAATTTACGTCAATTATTACTATCGCCCCCCGCAGGAATGCAACCAACCATGGGCATTGATCCGGGTTTTCGCACGGGGTGTAAAGTAGCCATAGTATCGGAAACTGGACAATTTCTCGACTATACCACCATTTTTCCTCACACTGGAGCAGAAAAAAGAGCTATTAGTGCGAATACCATTAAAAATCTTATTCAGAAGCATAACATAAAATTGATTGCCATTGGTAACGGTACCGCAGGACGAGAAACCGATGAATTTATCAGCGCCCTCCTCCGTGATTTAGCATCTCCCCCTGTAAAAGTAATGGTTAACGAATCGGGCGCTTCCATTTACTCCGCTAGTGACGTGGCTATTGCTGAATTTCCCAACCTTGATTTAACGGTGAGGGGCGCTGTGAGTATCGCCAGAAGATTGCAAGACCCTTTAGCAGAATTAGTAAAAATCGATCCTAAATCTATCGGTGTCGGACAATATCAACATGATGTAGATCAAAAACTACTCCAAGAAAAACTATCTCAAACAGTGGAAAGTTGCGTTAATTATGTCGGAGTTGACCTTAATACAGCCTCACCACAACTATTAGTTTTTGTCTCAGGAATAAATCCCACTATTGCCAATAATATTGTTAATTATCGAGATCAAAAAGGAGCATTTAAAACAAGAAAAGAATTACTAAAAGTATCGAAATTAGGTGCAAAAACCTTTGAACAGTGCGCCGGATTTTTACGCATTCGTGACGGACAAAATCCCCTTGATAATACCGCAGTGCATCCCGAAAGTTATCCAATTGTGGCAGAAATTGCCCAAGATTTAAACTTACCATTAAAACAAATTGACAAAATCAGTCCTTTAATAAAAAATATCCCTTTAGAGCGTTATATTAATGACCAAATCGGTTTACCCACCTTACAAGATATTGTCAGCGAATTAGCAAAACCCGGACGAGACCCTCGCGCCGAATTTAGTTATGCTAGTTTTCGGGATGACATAAAAGAAATTAGCGACTTAAAAGAAGGCATGATATTAGAAGGGGTGGTGACAAATGTTGTCAACTTTGGTGCATTTGTAGATATTGGTGTCCACCAAGATGGATTAGTACATATATCCCAACTAGCTGACCGATTTGTGCAAGATACTACCGAAGTCGTCAAAGTGGGAGAAGTCATAAAAGTCAGGATTTTAGAAGTTAATGAGAAATTAAAACGAATTAGTTTATCTCGAAAAGATATTAATCCTATAGTTTAG
- a CDS encoding hybrid sensor histidine kinase/response regulator gives MDQQQIKMNFLDEAEDCFHAVESSILNISSTSADSSKLDMALRATHSVKGGAGMMGFMMLSEVAHGLEDFFKILRVRYHDTTIDVQVETLLLQGVDQMRSIADCYRQGLETIPPEFSFTTELIFTELRQYLGELQQEDENFLLHQEDVSADLVLFEEGIEGIINNFATEIDTVEGAGLLMALQSTCEQLLICGQMADLSPFIELCLSIQMQSFNLEGEVLQNFCGEALKVWRRCQALVMRGSVDKLPNNFEFFFTASDDISLFSDNDTESITNTVDDFENNVNQSLDNVASLSGAFDEIPSEFAELASESSWDSNDIESLSVAFDEIPSEFAEFAGESSWDNNDIESLSDAFNNLSTDIEKVAQELAEETSARHPKKAPVTANQYQTVRVSAQQLQQLNNLFGKLVLERNRVNLRLEQLQRFSQLMNQRMEKLEDSNQELRRWYDKSSVAGMVGLQSALRGGLNEQFDALELDRYTDIHLISQGQIETIIQLKEVKEDINLGLQEINQGIQELNQTIRALQNNMTRIQMRPFSDLVKSFPRLIRDLSLQYGKQVTLKISGDNTLLDRTLIESLQSPMIHLIRNAFDHGIESPEIRQSNGKPTMGNITISALNRGTKTIITIEDDGQGINLGKIKQRLMGMGKSSLEIDFMSQNEVINSIFAPGFTTADKVTELSGRGVGMDVVRSNLEDIGGDIQVKTAMGKGTTFTLSVPFNSSILRVMIVESGGTFLAIPVNSVREVRVIHQGDNSTVSWQQQELSVIPLTEILSFNRPFQPVPMAGNPIINQSVVIIVGEGEGLGALEVERFWGEQEVTIRPIESYIPLPTGFISSLILGDGRVLPLVDPVALIQNTYENSNDLLFSSLPFTPSVNRSILIVDDSINIRRYLASTLEKAGYLVEEAKDGQEAVNKLLGGLAVEAVICDIEMPNLDGYGVLEEIKGRREFDSLPIIMLTSRSNEKHRQIAFNLGATDYFSKPYNEQELLTRISTIIPQL, from the coding sequence ATGGATCAACAACAAATAAAAATGAATTTTCTTGATGAGGCAGAAGATTGCTTCCATGCCGTTGAATCAAGTATATTAAATATTAGCTCTACCAGTGCTGATTCTAGCAAGTTAGATATGGCTTTGCGCGCTACTCATTCGGTTAAGGGGGGCGCCGGAATGATGGGCTTTATGATGTTGAGTGAAGTTGCCCATGGTTTGGAAGATTTTTTTAAGATTCTTAGGGTTCGTTATCATGATACTACCATCGATGTACAGGTAGAAACTCTTTTGTTACAAGGGGTAGATCAGATGCGCTCCATTGCTGATTGTTACCGTCAAGGTTTGGAAACCATACCGCCGGAATTTTCTTTTACTACTGAGCTTATTTTTACAGAATTACGACAATATTTGGGTGAATTACAGCAAGAAGATGAAAATTTTTTGTTACATCAAGAGGATGTTAGCGCTGATTTAGTTTTATTTGAGGAAGGTATCGAGGGAATTATTAATAATTTTGCCACAGAAATTGACACGGTGGAGGGCGCTGGGTTGTTGATGGCGTTACAATCCACTTGCGAACAACTTTTGATATGTGGGCAAATGGCTGATTTAAGTCCTTTTATTGAGCTTTGTTTATCCATTCAAATGCAAAGTTTTAATTTGGAAGGGGAAGTATTACAAAATTTTTGTGGGGAAGCATTAAAAGTTTGGCGCCGTTGTCAAGCATTAGTTATGCGTGGCAGTGTGGATAAGTTACCGAATAATTTTGAGTTTTTCTTTACAGCTAGTGATGATATTTCTCTATTTAGTGATAATGATACTGAGTCAATAACTAATACTGTTGATGATTTTGAAAATAATGTTAATCAGTCTCTGGATAATGTTGCATCTTTAAGTGGTGCTTTTGATGAGATTCCTTCAGAGTTTGCGGAGTTGGCTAGTGAGTCGAGTTGGGATAGTAATGATATTGAGTCTTTAAGTGTTGCTTTTGATGAGATTCCTTCAGAGTTTGCGGAGTTTGCTGGTGAGTCGAGTTGGGATAATAATGATATTGAGTCTTTAAGTGATGCTTTTAATAATCTTTCTACTGATATTGAAAAAGTAGCACAGGAATTGGCAGAGGAAACCAGCGCCCGTCACCCCAAAAAAGCGCCCGTCACCGCCAATCAATATCAAACGGTGAGAGTTTCAGCGCAACAATTACAACAATTAAACAACCTATTTGGTAAATTAGTTTTAGAACGAAATCGAGTTAACTTACGCCTCGAACAATTACAGCGCTTTTCTCAATTAATGAATCAACGGATGGAAAAATTAGAAGACTCTAACCAAGAGTTACGCCGTTGGTATGATAAGTCTTCTGTAGCTGGAATGGTAGGTTTACAAAGCGCCCTCAGAGGTGGTTTAAATGAGCAATTTGACGCTTTAGAATTGGATCGTTATACTGATATTCACTTGATTTCCCAAGGGCAAATAGAAACCATTATACAGTTAAAAGAGGTAAAAGAAGATATTAACCTCGGCTTACAAGAAATTAATCAAGGTATCCAAGAATTAAATCAAACTATACGGGCGCTACAAAATAACATGACACGCATCCAAATGCGCCCTTTCAGCGACTTAGTAAAAAGTTTTCCCCGTCTGATTCGGGATTTGAGCCTACAATATGGCAAACAAGTTACCCTCAAAATTAGTGGAGATAATACTTTATTAGATCGCACTTTGATTGAATCTTTGCAGTCTCCCATGATTCATCTTATCCGCAATGCTTTTGATCATGGTATCGAATCTCCCGAAATTCGTCAAAGTAACGGTAAACCAACTATGGGTAATATTACCATCAGCGCCCTCAACCGAGGCACAAAAACTATCATTACCATTGAAGATGATGGGCAGGGTATTAATTTAGGGAAAATTAAGCAACGGTTAATGGGGATGGGTAAATCATCTTTGGAAATTGATTTCATGTCTCAAAATGAAGTCATCAACAGTATTTTTGCCCCCGGTTTTACCACCGCCGACAAAGTAACTGAGCTTTCCGGACGTGGTGTTGGTATGGATGTAGTACGAAGTAACTTAGAAGACATTGGCGGAGATATTCAGGTGAAAACTGCCATGGGTAAAGGTACAACTTTTACTCTCAGTGTGCCTTTTAATTCCTCTATTTTGCGAGTGATGATTGTGGAAAGTGGTGGGACATTTTTAGCTATTCCCGTTAACAGTGTGCGAGAGGTAAGGGTAATTCATCAAGGGGATAATTCCACTGTATCGTGGCAACAGCAGGAGTTATCGGTTATACCCCTGACAGAAATTTTATCATTCAATCGACCTTTTCAACCTGTGCCTATGGCTGGAAATCCGATTATTAATCAGTCGGTGGTAATTATTGTCGGTGAAGGTGAGGGGTTAGGGGCGCTGGAAGTAGAGCGTTTTTGGGGCGAACAAGAAGTGACTATTCGTCCCATTGAATCCTATATCCCTTTACCAACAGGGTTTATCAGCTCTTTAATTCTCGGTGATGGTCGAGTTTTACCTTTAGTTGATCCAGTTGCTTTAATTCAAAATACCTATGAAAATAGTAATGATTTACTATTTTCTTCATTACCTTTTACACCTTCAGTTAATCGTAGCATTTTGATTGTAGATGATTCCATCAATATTCGCCGTTATTTAGCTTCTACTTTAGAAAAAGCTGGTTATTTGGTGGAAGAAGCGAAGGATGGGCAAGAGGCGGTTAATAAATTGTTAGGTGGTTTGGCAGTGGAAGCGGTGATTTGTGACATTGAAATGCCTAATTTAGATGGTTATGGGGTGTTAGAAGAAATTAAGGGAAGACGAGAGTTTGATTCTTTACCAATTATTATGTTAACCTCTCGCAGTAATGAAAAACATCGTCAAATCGCTTTTAATTTAGGTGCTACTGACTATTTTTCTAAACCTTATAATGAACAAGAATTATTAACAAGAATCTCCACAATTATTCCACAATTATAA
- a CDS encoding response regulator: MNQDSIAIKNLTKYEQTKQTGLWEFRHNSVVWDIYFIEGKIHHAQHNLQSLDTLKSLLFSLNLTKIDFNSIPRLPAGEKFPLLWIINQLVTYKSLSRIQSIILLRQLTQDALESYLCCVNGEGRFISNFDLPERMPIIMETRWNTSTLVKFSVDKLKQWQKLQPFIKSPHQRPSCKDLSLLEKPISGGNLSPQMLEKLAGMMKGLSLRSISVMLKQDETKLAQLLLPYIKHQVITIYPPKSPLDKLPIILRANDFIPSTQILKAQIDSISVVNREDINRYNPVLNTVNNEKKSNVFSNISTNKSNYKIVCIDDSEVMLNTIKEYLASEQYEISTVPNPMQSLPTLFASKPNLILLDLSMPNINGNRLCKILRGSPTFKNVPIVIVSGNTNLLSMEKIKEFGANNYLAKPFTKEQLLEMVTQYLTVAQKVS, from the coding sequence ATGAATCAAGATTCAATAGCCATTAAAAATTTAACTAAATATGAGCAAACCAAACAAACAGGTTTATGGGAATTTCGTCATAATTCTGTGGTGTGGGATATTTATTTTATTGAGGGTAAAATTCACCATGCCCAGCATAATCTACAATCTCTCGATACCCTCAAAAGTCTTTTATTTTCTCTCAATTTAACTAAAATTGATTTCAACTCTATTCCCCGTCTTCCCGCCGGAGAAAAATTCCCTTTGTTGTGGATAATTAACCAATTAGTAACTTATAAGTCTCTCAGTCGCATTCAATCAATTATTTTATTAAGACAGTTAACCCAAGATGCCTTGGAGTCTTACTTATGTTGTGTCAACGGTGAAGGGCGCTTTATTAGTAACTTTGACTTACCAGAAAGAATGCCTATTATCATGGAAACTCGTTGGAATACCAGCACATTGGTTAAATTCTCGGTAGATAAATTAAAGCAATGGCAAAAACTGCAACCTTTTATTAAATCACCTCACCAGCGCCCTTCTTGCAAGGATTTAAGTTTGCTAGAAAAACCCATATCGGGGGGAAATTTATCTCCACAAATGCTAGAAAAATTAGCAGGAATGATGAAAGGTTTAAGTTTACGAAGTATCAGTGTAATGCTAAAACAAGATGAAACTAAATTAGCACAATTACTATTACCTTATATTAAACATCAAGTAATTACTATTTATCCGCCCAAATCTCCTTTAGATAAATTACCCATTATTCTTCGTGCTAATGATTTTATTCCCTCAACCCAAATATTAAAAGCTCAAATTGATTCTATTTCTGTAGTTAATCGTGAAGATATTAACAGATATAATCCAGTATTAAACACTGTTAACAATGAAAAAAAATCAAATGTATTTAGTAACATTAGTACCAATAAAAGTAACTATAAAATAGTTTGTATTGATGATAGCGAAGTAATGTTAAATACGATAAAAGAATATTTGGCAAGTGAGCAATACGAAATTTCAACTGTACCAAATCCTATGCAATCTTTACCCACATTGTTTGCTAGTAAGCCCAATTTAATTTTATTAGATTTATCAATGCCTAATATTAATGGTAATCGTTTATGTAAAATTTTGCGAGGTAGTCCTACTTTTAAAAATGTTCCTATCGTCATTGTCAGTGGTAATACTAATTTATTAAGTATGGAAAAAATTAAAGAATTTGGTGCTAATAATTACTTAGCAAAACCATTTACCAAAGAGCAATTATTAGAAATGGTTACACAGTATTTAACTGTCGCCCAAAAAGTATCATAA
- the plsX gene encoding phosphate acyltransferase PlsX, whose protein sequence is MAVTRAKIAVDAMGGDKEPGVIVAGAIRAAAELDIDILLVGDANTIQAELDHHEGGLDNIEIVPSEGVVSMDEGALTGVRRKPQASINVAMKLVKEGRAQGVVSAGHSGAAMAAASLSLGRIKGIDRPAIGAVFPTMYANKSVIVLDVGANVDCKPKYLEQFALMGTIYSKYVLEVEEPKVGLVNIGEEATKGNELAKETYKLLMDNPAIPFIGNAEGRDVLSGDFDVIVCDGFVGNVLLKFAEAVGEIMIQIVKEELPFGVRGKIGSAILKPNLKRIKQRIDHAEHGGALLLGVPAVCIISHGSSQAPSIFNAIRVAKEAIDHEIVERIRNYQETKSIQINQAPSVAVEGQKN, encoded by the coding sequence ATGGCAGTAACACGCGCGAAAATAGCAGTGGATGCAATGGGCGGAGACAAAGAGCCCGGAGTAATCGTCGCTGGTGCAATCCGAGCGGCAGCAGAATTAGACATCGACATTTTATTAGTGGGAGATGCTAACACGATTCAGGCGGAGTTAGATCACCACGAAGGAGGGCTAGATAATATTGAAATTGTCCCTTCTGAAGGGGTTGTGTCTATGGACGAAGGAGCCTTAACTGGTGTGCGTCGTAAACCCCAAGCCTCTATCAATGTCGCTATGAAATTAGTTAAAGAGGGAAGGGCGCAGGGAGTTGTTTCTGCAGGTCATTCGGGCGCTGCCATGGCGGCCGCTTCTCTTAGTTTGGGGCGTATTAAGGGCATTGATCGTCCAGCTATTGGCGCAGTTTTTCCCACTATGTACGCTAATAAGTCTGTTATTGTTTTGGATGTGGGCGCTAATGTGGACTGTAAACCAAAATATTTAGAACAGTTTGCCCTCATGGGAACTATTTATAGTAAATATGTTCTCGAAGTTGAAGAACCGAAAGTTGGGTTGGTGAATATCGGCGAAGAAGCTACCAAGGGTAATGAGTTGGCAAAAGAAACTTACAAGTTATTGATGGATAACCCAGCTATTCCATTTATCGGTAACGCCGAGGGTAGGGATGTTTTATCAGGGGATTTTGATGTGATTGTTTGTGATGGTTTTGTGGGAAATGTACTACTGAAATTTGCGGAAGCAGTAGGGGAAATCATGATTCAAATTGTTAAGGAAGAATTGCCTTTTGGGGTAAGAGGGAAAATTGGTTCAGCAATTCTCAAGCCCAATTTAAAAAGAATTAAACAAAGAATTGATCATGCTGAACACGGAGGGGCATTATTACTGGGTGTACCAGCAGTATGTATCATTAGTCATGGTAGCTCCCAAGCGCCCTCCATCTTTAATGCCATTAGGGTAGCGAAGGAAGCGATTGATCATGAAATTGTGGAGCGTATTCGTAATTATCAGGAAACGAAATCAATTCAGATTAATCAAGCGCCCTCCGTTGCGGTAGAAGGTCAAAAAAATTAA
- a CDS encoding zinc ABC transporter substrate-binding protein — MKNWQKTLIKISALTLLLSGCGSVNNQSSDKPQVVSTTTIIGDLTAQIAGDEINHSSILKAGEDPHIYEPVPQDNIILEEADLIIYNGYNLEPNLIKQIYATVKVAETLAVGEVVKPLDFEYEGQKAPDPHVWGDVSNVKIMAEAIRDELIELYPVGEETFRNNTSSLLTELSNLDEWIKTEIGQIPPDDRKLVTTHDAFQYYANAYGLEIPGTLIGISTEEQPSALTLRNLVETIKATNIKAIFAETTINPALITTVAREAGVKLANRELYADSVGAEGSDADTYIKMMKTNTTTIVEALK, encoded by the coding sequence ATGAAAAATTGGCAAAAAACATTAATAAAAATCAGCGCCCTCACCCTATTATTAAGCGGATGTGGCAGTGTCAATAATCAATCTTCAGATAAACCTCAAGTAGTGTCCACCACAACGATTATTGGAGATTTAACCGCACAAATAGCAGGGGATGAAATTAACCATAGCAGTATTTTAAAAGCAGGAGAAGACCCTCATATTTACGAGCCAGTACCGCAGGATAATATTATCTTAGAAGAAGCTGATCTAATTATCTATAACGGTTATAACCTTGAGCCTAATCTCATTAAGCAAATTTACGCTACAGTGAAGGTCGCTGAAACCTTGGCGGTGGGTGAAGTAGTTAAACCTCTTGATTTTGAATATGAGGGACAAAAAGCGCCCGATCCTCATGTTTGGGGCGATGTGAGTAATGTTAAGATAATGGCGGAAGCCATTAGGGATGAATTGATCGAACTTTACCCCGTAGGAGAAGAAACCTTCCGTAATAATACCAGCTCCCTCCTCACCGAATTAAGCAACCTTGATGAGTGGATTAAAACAGAAATTGGGCAAATTCCCCCCGATGATAGAAAATTAGTAACTACCCATGACGCATTTCAATATTATGCCAATGCCTACGGTTTAGAAATTCCCGGCACATTGATTGGCATTAGTACAGAAGAACAACCCAGCGCCCTCACCCTGCGTAATTTAGTAGAAACCATCAAAGCTACCAATATTAAAGCTATTTTTGCGGAAACTACCATCAATCCAGCATTGATAACCACTGTGGCACGGGAAGCCGGAGTAAAATTAGCTAATCGAGAACTTTATGCCGATTCGGTGGGCGCTGAAGGAAGCGATGCTGACACTTATATCAAAATGATGAAAACCAATACTACTACCATCGTAGAAGCCTTAAAGTAA
- a CDS encoding ketoacyl-ACP synthase III: MLNISKGITIIGSGSAVAPQVISNEDLSKIVDTSDDWIQSRTGIKERRIAHNLSLSELAAQAGALALADGGITPDEVDLIILATSTPDDLFGSAAQVQGLLGATRAVAFDLTAACSGFVFALVTASQYIRTGVYKNVLVIGADCLSRWVDWSDRTTCVLFGDGAGAVVCRGSDERDNLLGFEMCSNGLLNNNLNLAYSGEHKVIGEDKAINQGGFNCITMNGREVYRFAVNRVPEVIEKALFRANLTTDDIDWLILHQANQRIIQGVADRLSIPSQKIISNLHRYGNTSAASIPLALDEARQEGKIKKGDILAMSGFGAGLSWGAGIVRWG; the protein is encoded by the coding sequence ATTTTGAATATAAGCAAGGGCATTACAATAATAGGAAGTGGTTCGGCTGTTGCCCCCCAAGTCATTAGTAATGAAGATTTAAGCAAAATAGTCGATACTTCTGATGATTGGATTCAATCTCGCACGGGTATTAAAGAGCGCCGTATCGCTCATAATCTTAGTTTAAGTGAATTGGCAGCCCAGGCTGGGGCATTAGCCTTAGCCGATGGGGGGATTACCCCCGATGAAGTGGATTTGATCATTTTAGCCACTTCTACCCCTGATGATTTGTTTGGTAGCGCGGCACAGGTACAGGGTTTATTGGGTGCAACTCGTGCGGTAGCCTTTGATTTAACTGCTGCCTGTTCGGGGTTTGTGTTTGCCCTTGTCACCGCTTCCCAATACATTCGTACTGGTGTGTATAAAAATGTCTTGGTGATTGGTGCTGATTGTTTATCCCGTTGGGTAGATTGGTCTGATCGTACTACCTGTGTATTATTTGGTGATGGGGCGGGCGCTGTGGTGTGTCGTGGGAGTGATGAGAGGGATAATTTACTGGGTTTTGAGATGTGTAGTAATGGTTTACTCAATAATAATCTTAATCTTGCCTACAGTGGAGAACATAAAGTGATTGGGGAGGATAAAGCCATTAATCAGGGTGGTTTTAACTGTATTACCATGAATGGTCGAGAGGTTTATCGTTTTGCAGTGAATAGAGTGCCAGAAGTGATCGAAAAGGCGTTGTTTCGAGCCAATTTGACCACTGATGATATTGATTGGCTCATTCTCCATCAAGCTAATCAAAGAATTATTCAAGGGGTGGCAGATCGTTTAAGTATTCCTTCACAGAAAATTATTAGTAATTTGCATCGTTATGGTAATACTTCTGCTGCTTCTATTCCCCTTGCCCTTGATGAGGCAAGACAGGAAGGCAAAATTAAAAAGGGAGACATTTTAGCTATGTCTGGTTTTGGGGCTGGTTTAAGTTGGGGTGCTGGAATCGTGCGCTGGGGATAA